In Streptomyces sp. Li-HN-5-11, the sequence TCGGGACCGGCTGGAGCATCTACGGGAACTTGATCTGAGCTTGCCCTCCACTCAGTCTGTCTCTGGCCTCGGCGTCATGGCCTCGTGAACTGCGAGTTCCTGCCGGGTGCCGATGAAGGCAGTGCCGCAGCCCGATGGAAGGCGTTCGACCACCATGGCGATGGCCTCGTGGGCTGTGGCCGCCGGTCCCACCGTCTTGGAGCGGTGGGGCCCGGAGACCCAGTAAGTGCCTCCGGCGGCCGGCTGGATGTAAGGGATGTCCCAGGTGTGCGGCCACTCGGTGCAGCGGCTGAAGTGCAGTTCGCCCATCCCCGTCCAGGGGAACAGCTGCCGCAGGCGCGGCTCGGTGTAGGCCTCTTCCAGGAGGTCGGTACGTACGCGTCCGTCGTCCCTGACCGCCTGCCAGCCTGCTTCCACGATCGCGTCGTCCGAAGGGACCCTGTTCACGGCTCCATCATGCCTGTCGAGGCCGACGCAGACCGCTTGGCCGGTCGAATGGTCCCTCGTACGTGATCACTCCGGGCGGCACTGCCGCAAGGGGACGTCGTGTGATCGCACCTGGCTGGAGCACCTACGGAACCTGATCCGAGAACATGAAACCTGCAGAGGTTCCTCTGCAGAGAGCTCTATGCAGAGAAGACTCTGCAACTTAGCCGCTGCTCGGCGGCGTGCTCGGAACCGGGCTCGGCGTCCGCACCGCGATGACGATCATGACAGCGGGAGTCCCGCTCGCCGCGCTGATCCTGTTCTTCTCCCCCGTCCGCAGATCCCGGGACGTGCCGACCTCCCCCCGGCCACCGCGCAGGTCCGAACTCCCGCCGGCTCCCGATGACGAGCCGCTCCTGCCTCGTCAGTGACCACGACCGGCAGTGACCATGACCGCACCTGGCGAATCGTGCCGCCGCCAGGCCGTGCCGGTGCAGTCGTCCAGGGAGCACCCGTTCCTTCCCGCCGGGCGCTGCCGCAAAGCCAGCTTGCAAAGACTCCTTGCAAATGACCTTTGCAAGTCCTAGCCTTCCGGCATGGCCGAACAACCGCCCGCCCAGGAGATCACCGATGCCGAGGCGCTGCGCGCCTTCGCGCACCCGATGCGCCAGAAGATCGAGCAGTGCCTGCGCCGGGGACCGGCCAACTCCGCCGCGCTCGCACGTGAGCTGGGCGAGAGCACGGGGCTGGTCAGCTACCACCTGCGGCAGCTGGCCAAGCACGGCTTCGTCGAGGAGGTCCCGGAGCTGGCGAAGGGGCGGGAGCGGTGGTGGCGGACAGTGCCGGGGGACCGGCGGTTCCCGCCGTACAGCCGGCAGACGCCGGAGATGCGCGAGGCACTGACCGAGATGCATCGGCTGGGCCTCGCCGAACTGGTCGACTCCGCCCGGCGGTTCCAGGAGGCGCGCGACACCCTGGGGCCCTGGGCCGACGCGGCGCTCTTCTCGCGCGCCACGCTCCGGGTCGACCGCGACCAACTCCGCGCGTTCTTCGAGGAGTACATCGCACTCCTCTACCGCTACTCGGCCCTCGAACCAGGGGACGCGCCCGAGGCCCGGACCGTGCTCGTCCGGCTGCTCGGAATCCCCGAGACCGACTGACCACG encodes:
- a CDS encoding DUF6193 family natural product biosynthesis protein codes for the protein MNRVPSDDAIVEAGWQAVRDDGRVRTDLLEEAYTEPRLRQLFPWTGMGELHFSRCTEWPHTWDIPYIQPAAGGTYWVSGPHRSKTVGPAATAHEAIAMVVERLPSGCGTAFIGTRQELAVHEAMTPRPETD
- a CDS encoding helix-turn-helix domain-containing protein, whose translation is MAEQPPAQEITDAEALRAFAHPMRQKIEQCLRRGPANSAALARELGESTGLVSYHLRQLAKHGFVEEVPELAKGRERWWRTVPGDRRFPPYSRQTPEMREALTEMHRLGLAELVDSARRFQEARDTLGPWADAALFSRATLRVDRDQLRAFFEEYIALLYRYSALEPGDAPEARTVLVRLLGIPETD